From the Salvelinus alpinus chromosome 12, SLU_Salpinus.1, whole genome shotgun sequence genome, the window TCTGTgggtgagagaagaggaggggtggagagagaaagagatggtgtGGGATAGACAATTATGGTTTGCAACTTAAAACAGTATTTTTTTTCTCGTTCTCCAACAGAGCTGTGTACATGAGAgagaactctgtgtgtgtgtgtgcagttcaCAGTAATATCACAAGTAAGTATTAgaaatgttttgaccatgactgtTTGTACCATGGTTTTGGGAGAACTCTCACCTCCAGCTCTGAGGTATCCCTTCCTGCTTTGGTGTAGTACTTCAGGAAGTCCTGAGGGAGCCAATCAGAGAATAGTTACTGAATGTTTCGGAGTGATTTCTGAACAAAATGAGACTGTACTGTATCTTGTGTTTCATGTAAGAGTGACATATTATCCACTGTGAGATTAGGGAGCTGATAAGAGGACTTGGGACTCTTGGGACAAAAGCTTTCAACATTCATCTCTAAATCACAGTAAAAGCTCCCACAATGCTGGGGGGCAGGCTGCTTATTCTCCAGTCACTCACAATTTGTCTTTCTTCctgcctttctttctctccatgtcTTCCAGTGACAAGTCATTCAATACAGCTCCATTACACGATGACTCAAATCAGCTAGGGCTAGATGACATCATGCTAATTATACCAGTTATTTTCCATATTCCAGAGGGATTTCAAACACACACGTATACGCACACAGGCGGACGCGCTTAGACAAGTACAcatgcagatacacacacacacgcacacgcacacgcacacgcacacgcacacacacacacacacacacacacacacacacacacacacacacacacacacacacacacacacacacacacacacacacacacacacacacacaccttgagcaGTAGTTGGTATTTCATGATCCTCTGTACTGGTTTGATGAGCAGGTCGTTGAGTTGTAGTCTGTGGCCCAGCTGCTGCCTCAGCTCCTACAGAACCAGACAGGTTAGCTCCTCATAGGACACACACATAACTAAGGGCAgctttgggtcagtcacagaaCCCACTGAACAAATATTGATTGAATTAACGTTGTTTCAATgccatttcaacaacaaaaaaatgtatgtgatgttgaatcaacatggaaaactgattggattttcaGAAAACGTATTTTTTTGGTTGAATTCACATTGAATTcaagttagttgacaactcaatccaaatgtaaatcaaaattagacgttgaactgacgtctctGCCCAGTGGGAAGACATACAGAACTAAGGGCAGGTTTGATTCAGTCATAAACAGACACATAATTAGCACTTAAGATACAAACAACCCAAACCAGAGTTAGAGAAATAAGAAGAATTAGGCTAGAATGATGCCTGAGTGGGATTCAACTGCTCTTAAACTATCCTTGTAGTTGTACTGTGAAGAGTCACTCACCTCGAAGTAGGTCTCGATATACTCTGAGACAATGTGCTCTGACTTGGGCTTGTTCTGACAGTACACTACGTACATGTGGAGACGCCGCTCCTAGAGGTCCAAAAACAAACACAGAGATGATGAGAGAGCTATACCAGATGGTGGCGCCTGTGGtccctgtgtgtgagagagctagTGTgagcaggtctgtgtgtgtgtgttggtgtgtaggcTAAGTGTCTCCCCCATTATGGATGCCCTCTTATTCCTCTAAGTTTGACTCAgttctccttcccctccaggccCTTTTGAAATATGTTAAATAAGAGCAGGAACTTTGCCTTATTAAATGGTTCTGGCAGCTTGGGAAGAATCGTTTAATTCACTCTTGCTTAATTAAACTTGCTGGACtaatgaagggagagaggggggagagagacagggaagtaagagagagagggagagagagagtgtgcgtgTGTCTATAGAAAATAATTTAAGTATGTGTGCATGGACTATTTCCTGCCATGGTCCTACTCTTCTCACTCGGCCTCATTTTTTCTGTGAGATCCTGACCTTCACACACAAACCCagctgtttgtgtgtgcatgtgtgcgcgcACGTTTGTGTGTGCACTAAGTACAAACACAGCTGTTTATTTGCATTGAATGTCATTTATCTGTCATTATGGCTCATTTGGTTCTGCAGTTTCACAAACAGCCTGGCGTTTGAACAATGGCTCTTTGTAACTGGACCTGTTAGCTGACCGTAGCACAGTACAAAGCCCTGTAGGATAATTATGCCTGCACTTATTATTATTCTACTGGCtttcgcctctcctctcctccaggcagCCTGAACGATCAAGACACATCTGGATGGCAGTGAGCCAGAGACAGGGACAGTAAACAGTCAGTACTCTGAAGAGACCAGGACTTCTTACcagacacacagagggacaccCTGGAACTTCATTCCAAATACAAGAAAACAGAATCAAAGACCATGTAAGGGGCTAGGTTGTCATGGTGTGTCCGCAAACAAAGAGTTACACTtatgcaaacacacactcatttgcacatacacacacaaacacacatatgcacacacacacagactcacatgcTTGATGAAGAGTTGGGCCAGTCTGTCGGGCTCAGACACACACTTCTCCAGCTCCCCCAGGAGATAGCTATGACACACAGTGCAGAGGGGAGGGTTGAACACCAATATACACtcgtctacacacacacagacagaggggaagagacacacagatacacacacacacaactatacaCATGGAAACAGATAAACACAGAAGGAGCGAGAGAAACAGATCCGACAGGTTTTCccgagaccacacacacacacaggaaatatCTCACAGCCATGTGGATTCAGTGTGAGAGCATCAGACTTATATCATACGTGCTGACGAACATGCTCCAGTCTCAGtgagctctcacacacactccacacacgcTCTTCACATAAACAGCGCTCAGtattcacattcacacacacacacacacgtttagccAAGAGCGTGAGACCTACTCTTTATGCCAGTCATAGATCTGGTGGATGTTCCCGAACACTATCTTGTCTTTGCCCTTCATGTCCTCTGGGATCCCCTGACTGGCCATGCTGGCCATGTAGCCCTGGGCAGAgtagaagacacacacaccctacctcaGGACAGGAAATACTGCTACTTCACAGGAGGGCATCTGGCTATAGTCATCATTGTGTAATATGGTTGAGACAATAGCATAATAACTTCTATGgcataacaacaaaaaaaggagACTTTAGGTGTACTGTACTTTATATCACAAAATAACTGATAGGGGGTCAGCATAAAAAATGTCACATGATCGATTTGTCACACACCTCTACTATGAGGCCCAGGTCGTCCACATACAACTTCTCTGTCTCTATCAGCTCTGTCAGCAcatatctgagagagagagagagagagagagatgagttggCTGTAGTAATAGAGGGCAGCCATTAAACAGTGTCTTCTCTCATCACAGTGAGGGATGGGATTCTCCCAGAGTGGAGCCAGCACTACCATCACACCGTTAGCTCTCATCAGGACACAGCATACACAATTACATCCCAACTGGCACCATtttccctgtatagtacactacttttgaccagggcccttagggaacaggctgccatttgggacactaccAGGGACGTAATGACTGCAGCACCAGGAGCACTTAGATGCTGCATTATGCTGTGGTGGAAAACTGACAGTCCATTAATGGGATAGGGACCATAAGACTGGACACATTGTGGGTTCACGTGGAGGTCACAACCACCTACATGCTCTTCTCTAAGgcactcctcctgtcctcctcactGTCCATGGTGGCTGACCATTGGCTGGTCGAGTCATCAATCAGGGAGGAGACATCTTTTTCTCCTGGGAGAATAGTAGAATAATGATGGTTCTGAAAGAAGAGGGTGGAGAGGTGAGCTCATACATGTATCCACTCCATGTCTGTTGACTGTAAGCATATGTCTGCTATACAGAGAGAGCATAGAGTCCAGGCCTGACAGACAGTTCATGAATTGGACCTATGGCTGGTAGCTCCTAATCTAGGAAGCAGACTTCCATGGGAAGTAGAGGGAGGAAGTAGGGAGACTCCTCAGGACATGGCCAGGCCAGCACCCTGTTGGCTGTTCCAAGAGGGAGACTACCCAGGACAAGGCTAGCACCCTGTTGGCTGTTCCAGGAGGGATTCTCCTCAGGACAAGGCCAGCACCCTGTTGGCTGTTCCAAGAGGGAGACTACCCAGGACAAGGCAAGCACCCTGTTGGCTGTTCCAAGAGGGAGACTACCCAGGACAAGGCTAGCACCCTGTTGGCTGTTCCAAGAGGGAGACTACCCAGGACAAGGCCAGCACCCTGTTGGCTGTTCCAAGAGGGAGACTACCCAGGACAAGGCCAGCACCCTGTTGGCTGTTCCAAGAGGGAGACTACCCAGGACAAGGCCAGCACCCTGTTGGCTGTTCCAAGAGGGAGACTACCCAGGACAAGGCTAGCACCCTGTTGGCTGTTCCAGGAGGGATTCTCCTCAGGACAAGGCCAGCACCCTGTTGGCTGTTCCAAGAGGGAGACTACCCAGGACAAGGCCAGCACCCTGTTGGCTGTTCCAGGAGGGAGACTACCCAGGACAAGGCCAGCACCCTGTTGGCTGTTCCAAGAGGGAGACTACCCAGGACAAGGCTAGCACCCTGTTGGCTGTTCCAGGAGGGATTCTCCTCAGGACAAGGCCAGCACCCTGTTGGCTGTTCCAAGAGGGAGACTACCCAGGACAAGGCCAGCACCCTGTTGGCTGTTCCAGGAGGGAGACTACCCAGGACAAGGCCAGCACCCTGTTGGCTGTTCCAAGAGGGAGACTACCCAGGACAAGGCCAGCACCCTGTTGGCTGTTCCAGGAGGGAGACTACCCAGGACAAGGCCAGCACCCTGTTGGCTGTTCCAGGAGGGAGACTACCCAGGACAAGGCCAGCACCCTGTTGGCTGTTCCAGGAGGGATTCTCCTCAGGACAACTCTAGCACTGTTTGGGTTGTTCTAGGAGGGAGACTCCTCACTACTTATCCCCTCTGAAAAAACTGCCTGCCGTGACACTTAGTCCACATCCCCTGTACTCTGATAGCAATAAGCACGTTTCCAtctcttttcctttctctctttcttgccTAGGTGATAGCAGGCTGAAATAGCAAGAGAGTAGTATTTCAAAGAATAAATAAGTCTTCACCTCAAATACAGCCTAATCTCTGAATAGGAATAAGAATCATCTTCTCTTTCTAAGACTTCAGCCACCCCTGTATTTATCTGCACCACCGCTCAACCCCTCTCTCTACTACACTAACACTCCCATTCAGTCAATTTATGGAtcagttctttctctctctctctcctggcctTGTCTTGTCCCCCTACTTCCTCTCTCACGTTCCCTCTCTATGACCTGTTTTTAATGCTGGGTTAAGTTATCCTTCCATCACTTTCACCTCCTGAGTGACCAATCCAGGCCTGGTTAGGCTCAACAAAGCCCCCAATCATGACAAGATCCTGaatcgccacacacacacacacacaaatgggtGCTGATGTCCATGATAGCCATAGCACGTCTGACTCATGCTTCCTCATATCCTAATGTTACCACCGCCAGGCAGCCCACAGACAGTAGGTCTATTCACCAGTACCTAAGCTATGTTAAAGGAATGGCAGAGCTCCTGATGGACCTAGTGAGGTAGCCTATTCATGGCAGCTCAGCTCAGGGTCATCTCTTCTGACCGGGGAGGTAAAGGCAACGGCAGAGCTGTGATAAGAGTCCTAAAGATTTACATATTTATTGACCCTCATGGAGAGTTTCAGTGGTTAGAATGTGTCATGAGGTGTAAACGCTGGAGTTTCAGTAAGAgttaggaggggggagggagtgagaACATTTCCAGCCTGGCCATTCCCCCTAGCACTTCCTCAAGCCCCCCCCCCTTTCCGTGAATTCTCCAGTCTCTCTAAGCCTGACCTAGACTCACCCAATACACCCTGTTCTGACCTCCagtccccctctacctccctatTCCCTCCCCTTGACAGCCTCCCCTGGTTTCTCTTCTATCCCCCATTACCCACGTCTCCCTcaacccctctctacccctacctctgcTCCCTAACCATGTTATATCCAGCATCCCTGTAGCTCTTTCTCTAACACCCACGTCTTAGTCTTCCCCGGACCTCTACTCTACTAACCCCCCTCCACCCACCCCTCCAGCCCTCCAACCCCAGCCCTGACCCTGTTTTCAGCTCCCCAGTGAGTCTGTGGACGCAGTAGGCTGTCCGGGGCTGATCTGCTGCCTCGCTGCTTGATCACTTCCAGATGCAGCCTGGAAAATCCCACAGGATTGATCCCACTGCGCAGGGCTTTCTTAAAGGTTCTTTAGATTTAAAGTGGTGAGTTTTTTTCCTGATTGTTTGAGGGCGAGAGCgtgtgtgtcacgacttccgccgaagttggctcccctgcctgttcgggcggtgctcggcggtcgtcgtcaccttcctactagccgccaccgatccctttttcgtttgtctgtttgttttgtcttattagtttcacctgtgtttctgttgttttcggttaatgagcttccctatttttagtaggtagacccgcccttgttttgtgcaggattgtctttatgttacgtgtgtgtgttttaggtagaggtgtattattttactatttacttggcaccctgtgttttgggttatcAAGTTGTTCTCTGCGCCCTGTATGTTTGGGCTtatcattttttgtgtgcaatAGTAAAAGGAGCACTTTTCCCAAGTGGaactctctgcgtctgattccttcacccacctagtcccgcgtgacagtgtgtgtgtatttgtgtgtttttgtgtgcatgtgcgtgtaaTAACTGATAAGGCAAAGTTGTTCTTTGAAGGTAATGTTTGGGTGAATTGGAGTTACTGCCAGATACACTGAATATACTGTACAGCATTCCCAGTGACTATGTATTTGCGGGGGAAACTTATGTTTTATAAACATTAGCTGTACTAATTTAGCATACTCCTCTGGTTTGTTTGATGACTCTAGCATTGCTTATGTGATCTGTTTGAATGTTAATGCTCTAATTTCCAGGATTTTTGCATTAACCAATAAGCGGTTGCCCAGCAACAGCGGTATCTCAGGTTACATGAGGAGAGACTTGATGTTTTCTGACCTTACATCTATTTATGGTTAATTCTCCTCCAATTTCTCTGTGGGTCaggattctctttctctctttctccctcttactttcttttgttatttctctctctctcatctttctctctttcgccacctccccccactctctccttATTGAATATTGATAGGGGTTTTAAAGGGAGTTGTTTCAGCCTCAGTGCCAGTGTTTGACTAACAGGGAAATGAATGCTCTGACAGCTGTAATATCTCTTTGTTCTCTAAATCGCCACAGAATCAGCCTTTGTGTACAGAGCTCTAAcaatcaaatcgaatcaaattgtatttgtcacatgtgccgtaaacaacaagtgtagaccttcccgtgaaatgcttacttacaagcccttaaccaagaaTGCAGTTTTatgaagagttaagaaaatatttaataaataaactaaaatgaaaaaatatattttttaaaggaatGCAATAAAATTGCAataacagtgccttcggaaagtattcagacccgttgaccttttccacattttgttacgtcacagccttattctaaaatatatatatttttaaagaatcatcagcaatctacacacaataccccataatgacaaagcaaaaacagactgttagaatttttgcaaattgataaaaaatagaaaacagaaataccatatttacataagtattcagaccctttgctatgagactcaaaattgagagcaggtgcatcctgtttccattggtcatccttgagatgtttctacaacttgattggagtccagctgtggtaaattcaattgattgggcatgatttggaaaggcacacacctgtctataaaatgtcccacagttgacagtgtatgtcagagcaaaaacagatctggggaagggtaccaaaacatttctgcagcattgatggtccccaagaacacagtggcctccatcattcttaaatggaagaagtttggaacaaccaagactcttcctagagctggcctccgagccaaactgagcaatttgggaagaagggccttggtcagggaggtgatcaggaacccgatggtcactctgacagagcgctagaccttccagaaggacaactatctctgcagcactccaccaatcaggcctttatggtatagtggccagacggaagccactcttcagtaaaagacacatgacagcccgcttggagtttgccaaaaggcacctaaaggactcagaccatgtgaaacaagattctcttgtctgatttaaacaaagattgaactctttggcctgaaaatgtcaagcatcacgtctggaggaaacctggcaccatccctatggtgaagcaaggtggtggcagcatcatgctgtggggatgtttttcagcggcaggatcgagggctccagagtgctcaggacctcagactgggatgaagtttcaccttccaacaggacaatgacactaagcacacagccaagacaacacaggagtggcttcgggacaagtctctgaatgtccttgagtggctcagtcagagcctggacttaaaacccaatcgaacatctctggagaaacctgaaaatagctgtgcagcaacgctccccatccaacctgacagagcttgagaggatctgcaaagaagaataggagaaactccccaaatacagttgtgccaagcttgtagcgtcgtacccaagaagaatcaTGGCCGTAAacactgccaaaggttcttcaacaaagtgctgagtaaagggtctgaatacttatgtaaatgtgcaatttcagtttattatttttaacaaattagcaaacatttctagaaacctgtttatGCTTTGTCAGTATGTGGTATTGTGTATAAATGTTAgggtaaggctgtaacgtacagttacaaaatgtggaaaaagtcaaggtgtctgaatactttccgaaggcaccgtgtacaggggttaccggtaccgaatcaatgtgcaggggtacaaaaGGCTGCAGTGTCCACTGTCTGCTCTGTTTGTGCGTGTATGTGAGTAATCCTTACCAGACTGTGTGTATCCCTGTCCTGTAGTAGGTCAGATAGGTAGCTGTGACAGAGAGGGTGTGTTGGAGAGTACACCGCTGGACTCACCAGGCCATCATTCCCCTGcacaacacacaacatagacaatatcacacgcacacacacacacgtaacctaTTCATGTTACTTGGGCATTCATATTAAGTCATTGGAGTCAGGGGTTTGTCCTGAAGTGATGTTATCACAATCTTTAATAAAACCTCTGTGTGGATTCCAAGGCTATAGTAGAGTAATGCCTCACCAAGTCCACATCAGTGCAGAGGAGGATGGTGTAGTTCTCCCCCTGCTCCAGAGGCCTTCCAATGGCTTGGCCgttagggaggaggggagagggatgctTCCCATCCAGCCTGTGGACCTGCCTGTCCTCCTTGCATCCCCCTCCTCctttcactcctcctcctccccccacgCTCAGCTTGCGGACGGGGTTGGTGAGCCACTTCTTCAGGGCACTGACGGAGTGCCGCGACCccccaggggaggagggagagcaggggCTGGAGATGCCAGAGGCCTGGGGGGCCACGGAGCCTACGGATGGAGTGATACTGCCCTCACTGCCGGCCACAGAGTACGACTCTAcaggggatacagagagagagagaggttttggTTATTCAGTTATTGAGGTAATTTAGTCCGACTTGATTTAAACACAGGTTTTTCTATTGGTTACTTCCTTAGAATACCTTGAATTTATAGACTAATGTATTAACAGTACTCCATTTCCCAGTACCAGCTTTTAATACCACAGCAACCAGGCTGTGGTATTACTGCTTTCTAACCCACACAGAGCTCTCATGTGGATATTGCCTTTCCACCTCACAAAAATGTGCTTAAATGATCTGTTTTAAGCCGATAAAGTATTTATACCAATGTAGCACAGGGAGTCACATGCCAGGCCAAAATAAACCACATTTAATCAACAAATCCACAGGTGGAAACTCACTTCACAGTACaaagaaagaaacagaaagaACAAGATACTTTGGCTCGGACACTGTTTATCTACagcggtgctgtgtgtgtgtgtgtatgtatgtggtgggaggcggaggggggggggggggggtaggaggcATTCTAAACTAAGCTATGGAGAGAGCTGTTGATTAGACGTCCTAAAATAGTTCAAACGCGACAGCTGACACAGCCATCGAGTCAGCCTGCCGATGTGATATCatcactgagagagaggcaggaagaggAGGAACAAGAGTGTGGAGTGGGTCTGCAGGGAGAAAGGGGTAAACATATTGGAGGAGGTTTATgttaacacatactgtatatgtcctCAAAGAGAGTGTGGATATGAGTTTTAAACTCATGCCGTGCTGGGCTGAGCCCGGCccaccctgtcttctctctcaggGGGTAAggagctggtgtttacagaataGTATACACTGGCtgaccccactgtatatttggATTCCAGTGAGACATTTCAATGACATTGAAAACTAGGAAAGGAAGAGGTACAAAGGGGAAAAGGagtgagaaagagtgagaggaaTTGAGAGgcaggagatggagggatgaa encodes:
- the LOC139536581 gene encoding rho guanine nucleotide exchange factor 25-like isoform X1: MKGGHHQRGCGCQHLFRKVLAKCGCCYARVRESYSVAGSEGSITPSVGSVAPQASGISSPCSPSSPGGSRHSVSALKKWLTNPVRKLSVGGGGGVKGGGGCKEDRQVHRLDGKHPSPLLPNGQAIGRPLEQGENYTILLCTDVDLGNDGLVSPAVYSPTHPLCHSYLSDLLQDRDTHSLNHHYSTILPGEKDVSSLIDDSTSQWSATMDSEEDRRSALEKSIYVLTELIETEKLYVDDLGLIVEGYMASMASQGIPEDMKGKDKIVFGNIHQIYDWHKDYLLGELEKCVSEPDRLAQLFIKHERRLHMYVVYCQNKPKSEHIVSEYIETYFEELRQQLGHRLQLNDLLIKPVQRIMKYQLLLKDFLKYYTKAGRDTSELERAVEVMCFVPKRCNDMMNVGRLQGFEGKITAQGKLLQQDTFTVSEQDSSFLSRAKERRVFLFEQLVIISEPIDRKKGFSLPGYTFKNSIKLSCLGVEDHCEEDPCRLVLTSRGPDGSVTRFILQASSSETRSAWANDVVQILETQRNFLNALQSPIEYQRRESNSLGRAMRAPVATTSDLRPHSSASIDRHRLPYLHSYNTSLPSLHLPSQRPTADTQSPLYLSPATPRPSHLPLKLTLSQEARHCQGVSNGLCPPTQHSLQGGTDCYHGAMPGEGGAYASHRSGNLDQLTELSLHEHEC